The following proteins are encoded in a genomic region of Maylandia zebra isolate NMK-2024a linkage group LG1, Mzebra_GT3a, whole genome shotgun sequence:
- the LOC143419388 gene encoding putative ferric-chelate reductase 1, whose translation MISTVNVFGIQGAHPVLGCLVMILSLIQPIGALLRCGPQHHLRYLFNWTHFLNAVVIKSIAVAAIFTGLDRIDSDDGWLLKVMGGFFAWEVLFIIILEVHDWVVKHRDDTADQMESALVKGDSCLIAVYLLGNLCFLVALLVGIGEK comes from the exons ATGATTAGCACTGTTAATGTGTTTGGTATCCAGGGAGCACATCCAGTGTTGGGGTGCCTGGTTATGATCCTCTCACTCATCCAGCCTATCGGGGCCTTGCTGCGCTGCGGACCACAACATCACCT GAGGTATCTGTTCAACtggacacattttttaaatgcgGTGGTAATAAAATCTATAGCTG TGGCAGCCATATTTACAGGCCTGGACAGGATTGACAGTGATGATGGGTGGCTATTGAAAGTGATGGGTGGCTTCTTTGCCTGGGAAGTTCTCTTCATCATCATTTTGGAGGTCCATGATTGGGTAGTTAAACACAGAG ATGATACTGCTGATCAAATGGAATCAGCATTG GTCAAAGGTGACAGTTGCCTGATCGCTGTGTACCTTCTGGGAAACCTTTGCTTTTTGGTGGCACTTCTGGTTGGAATTGGAGAAAaatga